In Akkermansia muciniphila, one DNA window encodes the following:
- a CDS encoding dihydrofolate reductase — protein sequence MSQPVTYTGVVAMASDRGIGYRGALPWHLPDDLKTFKRITTGHPVLMGRKTYESIGRPLPGRQNIVLTRDPAWTAEGVQVIHSAGELERLELMDPEVMVIGGAEIFSLMMPAMSRMWVSKVKGEYPADTFLPPFEDRLAHAVLKERFEDFDLYLYEQVK from the coding sequence ATGTCACAGCCCGTTACTTATACAGGAGTGGTCGCCATGGCTTCCGACCGCGGCATTGGTTACCGGGGAGCGCTCCCCTGGCATCTGCCGGACGACCTCAAAACGTTCAAGCGCATTACGACGGGGCACCCCGTGCTGATGGGCCGGAAAACGTATGAGAGCATAGGCAGGCCCCTTCCCGGCAGGCAGAATATCGTGCTGACCCGCGATCCGGCGTGGACGGCGGAAGGCGTTCAGGTGATTCATTCCGCAGGGGAGTTGGAACGTCTGGAATTGATGGACCCGGAAGTCATGGTTATCGGGGGGGCGGAGATTTTTTCCCTGATGATGCCGGCCATGTCCCGCATGTGGGTTTCCAAAGTAAAGGGGGAATATCCGGCGGACACTTTTCTTCCTCCGTTTGAGGACCGGCTGGCGCATGCCGTCCTGAAGGAACGGTTTGAAGATTTTGACCTGTATTTGTACGAGCAGGTCAAATAG
- the cls gene encoding cardiolipin synthase has protein sequence MIIPEEPYLGFAAFCHIAGAFCLIPALLHTRTPQGTIAWLISLLAFPYIAVPFYLILGRRRFSGYVETRRRQTDPESAWGELTDKITDCMVPYAIQSSDTAGKIMRTLSNIVRLPVCRGNSCRLLIDAINAFPRIYDAIKNAEHYILIEFFIIKNDSVGQNLKDLLIERARAGIRIYMLYDEIGSHKLPPGYISALRKAGVNIEPFNGKRHFLSNILRLNFRNHRKLVVVDGSTAFIGGMNIGREYLGKGALGYWRDTFVQLEGPSVQQTQISFLEDWNWAMLKCGPSSLPRLRWEITPQPEDETLLILPSGPADVIPAWKTALIALANSATRRLWIATPYFVPDEGVMAALQAAALRNVDVRILRPERADHILVKLSSFTFLRDLDTYGIQLWAYQKGFLHQKVVLMDDDIATVGTANLDNRSLALNFEITAVIHSPSACAEVKAMLERDFSSSKRESLADYNNKSLGFKMLCNLARLTAPVQ, from the coding sequence ATGATCATTCCTGAAGAGCCATATTTGGGATTTGCCGCCTTTTGCCACATTGCAGGCGCCTTCTGCCTGATTCCGGCCCTGCTCCACACGCGCACGCCTCAGGGAACAATCGCGTGGCTCATTTCCCTGCTGGCGTTTCCATATATCGCCGTCCCCTTCTACCTGATCTTGGGACGCCGGAGATTCAGCGGATATGTGGAAACGCGCCGCCGCCAGACGGACCCCGAATCCGCATGGGGGGAACTGACGGATAAAATCACAGACTGCATGGTTCCGTATGCCATACAGTCATCAGACACGGCGGGAAAAATCATGCGCACGCTTTCCAACATCGTGCGGCTGCCCGTCTGCCGCGGCAATTCCTGCCGCCTGCTTATTGACGCGATCAATGCTTTCCCGCGCATTTACGACGCCATCAAGAACGCAGAGCATTACATCCTGATTGAATTCTTCATCATCAAAAATGATTCCGTGGGGCAGAACCTGAAGGACCTGCTGATTGAACGGGCCAGGGCCGGCATCCGCATCTACATGCTGTATGATGAAATCGGCTCCCACAAGCTCCCGCCCGGTTACATTTCCGCCCTGCGGAAGGCAGGAGTGAACATTGAGCCTTTCAACGGGAAACGCCATTTCCTGAGCAACATCCTGCGGCTGAACTTCCGCAACCACCGGAAACTGGTAGTGGTGGACGGCTCCACCGCCTTTATCGGAGGCATGAATATAGGAAGGGAATACCTGGGCAAAGGCGCTCTGGGCTACTGGCGCGACACGTTTGTTCAGCTTGAGGGGCCTTCCGTCCAGCAAACGCAAATCAGCTTTCTGGAGGACTGGAACTGGGCCATGCTGAAATGCGGCCCCTCTTCCCTTCCCCGCCTCCGCTGGGAAATCACGCCCCAGCCGGAGGATGAAACCCTGCTCATCCTGCCCTCCGGTCCCGCAGACGTCATTCCCGCCTGGAAAACCGCTCTCATCGCCCTGGCGAACAGCGCCACCCGCCGGCTCTGGATCGCCACGCCCTACTTCGTCCCGGACGAGGGAGTCATGGCCGCCCTGCAGGCGGCGGCCCTGCGGAATGTGGACGTGCGCATCCTGCGCCCCGAACGGGCGGACCATATTCTGGTGAAACTGTCCTCCTTTACTTTCCTTCGGGACCTGGACACATACGGCATCCAGCTCTGGGCCTATCAAAAGGGGTTCCTGCATCAGAAAGTGGTTCTGATGGACGATGACATAGCCACCGTGGGAACCGCCAATCTGGACAACCGTTCCCTGGCCCTGAACTTTGAAATCACCGCCGTTATCCATTCCCCCTCCGCCTGCGCGGAGGTGAAAGCCATGCTGGAGCGGGATTTTTCCTCATCCAAAAGGGAATCCCTGGCGGATTACAACAACAAATCCCTGGGCTTCAAAATGCTCTGCAACCTGGCGCGCCTGACGGCCCCCGTCCAGTAG
- a CDS encoding pyruvate carboxylase subunit B: MNPVTFNCTVLRDGHQSLAATRMKTADMLPIAPILDSMGFSALETWGGATIDAGLRFLKEWPFDRLDALKKAAPKTPHMMLLRGQNIVGYTNYADDVVEAFVAMSAKHGMNIFRIFDCVNDPRNMETSIRAAKKAGAQAHGTICYTTSPVHTTQTFVDMGRELADMGADAIVIKDMAGLIPPYVTQELVSALKKDLNIPVWIHTHDTAGLGASTYLSAIDAGVDACDVSISPFANGTGQPDCLRMLALLNGNPRKPDYDADKLIEVSEMLKPVYDSLGKFASHRNEVVDSDTLRYQVPGGMLSNFRTQLKEQGMEDKFEEVFAEIPVVRKALGWIPLVTPTSQIVGVQAMLNVKFGRWKNITPQAADIALGYYGRTSAPVDPEVQKLCAEKMGKEPITCRPADLIKPGMEDLRRKLAEKGLPTDDEHCVIYAMFPQQVEDFYKKPEPKEEAPVQVNTAPAAAPAAAPSMTVIDNGITARVSGPSGSRDLTIVINGQSHSVKVERIG, encoded by the coding sequence ATGAATCCTGTTACATTCAACTGCACCGTTCTGCGCGACGGGCATCAATCCCTGGCGGCAACCCGCATGAAGACGGCAGACATGCTGCCCATTGCCCCCATTCTGGACTCCATGGGCTTCAGCGCCCTGGAAACCTGGGGCGGCGCCACCATCGACGCCGGGTTGCGCTTCTTGAAAGAATGGCCTTTCGACCGGCTGGACGCCCTGAAAAAAGCGGCTCCCAAGACGCCGCACATGATGCTGTTGCGCGGCCAGAATATCGTGGGCTACACCAACTATGCGGACGACGTGGTGGAAGCCTTTGTCGCCATGAGCGCCAAGCACGGCATGAACATCTTCCGCATTTTCGACTGCGTGAACGACCCGCGCAACATGGAAACCTCCATCCGCGCCGCCAAGAAAGCCGGAGCGCAGGCCCACGGCACCATCTGCTACACGACTTCTCCCGTGCACACCACGCAGACTTTTGTGGACATGGGGCGGGAACTGGCGGACATGGGGGCGGACGCCATCGTCATCAAGGATATGGCCGGCCTCATTCCTCCGTATGTCACCCAGGAACTCGTCAGCGCCCTGAAAAAGGACCTGAACATCCCCGTCTGGATCCACACGCATGACACCGCCGGCCTCGGCGCCTCCACCTACCTCAGCGCCATTGATGCCGGAGTGGACGCGTGCGATGTCTCCATCTCCCCCTTCGCCAACGGCACGGGCCAGCCGGACTGCCTGCGCATGCTTGCCCTGCTGAACGGCAATCCCCGCAAGCCGGATTACGACGCGGACAAGCTCATTGAAGTTTCCGAAATGCTCAAACCCGTCTATGACAGTCTGGGCAAATTCGCCTCCCACCGCAATGAAGTGGTGGACTCTGACACGCTCCGCTACCAGGTGCCCGGCGGCATGCTTTCCAACTTCCGCACCCAGCTCAAGGAACAGGGCATGGAAGACAAGTTTGAGGAAGTATTCGCGGAAATTCCGGTAGTCCGCAAGGCCCTGGGCTGGATTCCGCTGGTGACCCCCACCTCCCAGATCGTAGGCGTGCAGGCGATGCTGAACGTCAAATTCGGCCGCTGGAAAAACATCACCCCCCAGGCGGCGGACATTGCCCTGGGCTACTACGGCCGCACCTCGGCCCCCGTGGACCCGGAAGTGCAGAAACTCTGCGCGGAAAAGATGGGCAAGGAACCGATCACCTGCCGCCCGGCGGACCTGATCAAGCCCGGCATGGAAGACCTGCGCAGGAAGCTTGCGGAAAAGGGGCTCCCCACGGACGACGAACACTGCGTCATCTACGCCATGTTCCCGCAGCAGGTGGAAGACTTCTACAAAAAGCCGGAACCTAAGGAAGAAGCCCCCGTGCAGGTGAACACCGCTCCCGCCGCGGCTCCGGCGGCCGCGCCGTCCATGACCGTCATTGACAACGGCATCACCGCCCGGGTAAGCGGCCCCTCCGGTTCCCGTGACCTGACCATCGTCATCAACGGCCAGTCCCACTCCGTGAAAGTGGAACGCATCGGCTAA
- a CDS encoding thymidylate synthase: MKQYLALLEDVLTNGAGREDRTGTGTIGVFGRQSRYDLRDGFPCLTTKKLHLRSIIYELLWFLKGDTNIRFLKDNGVSIWDEWADENGDLGPVYGAQWRCWPGNDGKPIDQIARLIDGLKHNPWSRRHIVSAWNVALVDDMALPPCHSLFQFCVIPAQPGEEKHGLSLQLYQRSADLFLGVPFNIASYALLLLMTAQVCGYEAREFIHTFGDLHLYRNHLDQAREQLSRTPRPLPVMKLNPEVNTIDGFHYEDFELVGYDPLPHIKAPISV; the protein is encoded by the coding sequence ATGAAGCAGTATTTGGCACTTTTGGAGGATGTTCTGACTAATGGGGCGGGGCGGGAGGACCGTACCGGAACGGGCACCATCGGCGTGTTCGGGCGGCAGAGCAGGTATGACCTGCGCGACGGTTTTCCGTGCCTGACGACCAAGAAACTTCATTTGCGCTCCATCATTTATGAACTGCTCTGGTTCCTGAAAGGGGATACCAATATCAGGTTTTTGAAAGACAACGGCGTCAGCATCTGGGATGAATGGGCCGACGAAAACGGGGATCTGGGGCCCGTGTACGGCGCGCAGTGGCGCTGCTGGCCGGGAAACGACGGAAAACCCATTGACCAGATTGCCAGACTGATTGACGGCCTGAAACATAATCCCTGGTCCCGGAGGCACATCGTCAGCGCGTGGAATGTGGCCCTGGTGGACGATATGGCCCTCCCTCCGTGCCATTCCCTGTTCCAGTTTTGCGTGATTCCCGCCCAGCCGGGAGAAGAAAAACACGGCCTTTCCCTCCAGCTTTACCAGCGCAGCGCGGATCTTTTTCTGGGGGTTCCCTTCAATATAGCTTCCTATGCGCTGCTGCTGCTTATGACCGCCCAGGTATGCGGGTATGAAGCCCGGGAATTCATCCATACGTTCGGGGATCTGCACCTGTACCGGAACCATCTGGACCAGGCGAGGGAACAGCTTTCCCGCACGCCCCGTCCTCTGCCGGTCATGAAGCTCAACCCGGAGGTGAACACCATTGACGGGTTCCATTATGAAGACTTTGAGCTCGTGGGGTATGATCCCCTGCCGCACATCAAGGCTCCCATCTCCGTTTAG